A region of the Silene latifolia isolate original U9 population chromosome 9, ASM4854445v1, whole genome shotgun sequence genome:
GCACGATATTCTTATTACGGTGCCCCTCCCATGGAGATTACAGAGCACTAAAGCCAATCAATGATTCGGTAAATTTGCCAAGATCTTGAAAAGCTTACGATTCTTGTTCCATTCGCCGAGTTCTTGACacggtaccctcttatttaaagtttataaaagaagttttctcacgtaagaggcatatcaacgatcatgagacggtagctttaatCGAGGTAGGGattgccctagttcaaaataagttgcgacctaaacagtcagacccgggtagtttctcgattccatGTCACATAGGTACCCATTATATTGATATATAAGGCActatgcgatcttggtgctagcgtgagcgtcttacctttgcctattgctaagagacttggtttgactaaatttaattgcataaacatgaccgtacagatggtcgaccgtagtatatcacggccgttaggagtaatagaagacatacctgtcaaaatcgggagattctttattcccgttgatttcgtagTGCTTGATATTCCagaggacactcacacccctattattttagggagaccatttttattcactgctcgcgcAGTGATCGATGTCGGGGGCAAGACACTTACATTTTAGGTAGGAGATGAAGAATTGATTTTTCATCAATCTAAATCTCGTAGGGCTCtcatgcaagctcaaccttgcaatgctctctctctctcatcgACTCCCATATTGACACTCCATTTGAATTCGTGTAAatttacgtgttaggaagttaatttaatttcattaaaacaacacccaaccccgcccgttgcaataacggtctctacttggtgaaagatggctatttcggaaagatatcacatgcgtatgcaaccattgaatttaaatcctatcatgcgaatttcattctaagtcgtttaaaatgcatttaacttcgtcgaagtggtttagcatgtgaggttcattgattaaactagaaaaatacatccaaagagagggataggaaggcttacgcttagcataagatgtaTTAACAAACGTTAGTGGTTAGCGCACacatacaatataaattataaataatgtaaattaaaatctaaaacgtaaactaattaaactaaggattaatcaaacaaagtcaaacaaggaaacaaattaaaacacaaaacctggacaaacccgtgcactgcacggatctggaattttcgaaatatgtcagaattgacccgtgcactgcgcgggttttgaattaatacattgttaattacaaaataaatactaaatcaatgcaataaattacgaaaatctacctaaattaaaattacaaattataggtcTGGAAAGTCATAAAAAACCaatttttatatggttaaaaataaatacacataaattaaataaactcgatttattaaattgccctattccaacacgaggatatgtaaatgagacggggtggaCGACCGACCGATATGGCGGATTTATTTCCATATGaagtcaacgcgggtgccggaatggtactttaactcatactcaaactattattgtttcgatattagttagacgatgttagacaatgattagtaaataaaaaataaaaaaacgaaataaaaaggagagaagggagttttaatgcaccctcaacctacatgtatcgttgataccgtcttgggtcgtaatcgatcgtagattttatctcgaggggccgtcgtcgacgaaaacaattgaaattgaattttgaaatcacgaaacaaacacgttcaaaaggcagacttgagcagcgattttcaatcgctcaccacgacttcgtttctcaacgatttttcaaaccgaaagatgttttggaaactagaaagactgaattttgtgaatatggaaatAAAACAGAATTTTTAATGGGATTTGTGCAggagaatcaaggccaaagaccacgacagaaactcgaaaacaagatttgtgtcctTGTTTTTGAGCGGttgtcacggctttagtttagggttttttggacgattgatggttgttatttgcagtatgttgtggggagaacttagaggaatgaatgtatggtgaaaggggggtatttataagaagtttcgaagggtagaagtagggcaacaagcagtcgggcctgtttcgcatcgctgctgtccatcagctaattcgtggggtttttagggtttgtatgggggttttcttggtggttaagctaaggtaatatgggtaggatattagggtatggtgtagggttaatgggcacgggtttggtagctgtttggagcgggttttggactcgggtttgagcacgcaaaacaggggggggggggctgcttgtgttgcgggctgtttgtggagtATTAGGGACGTGGGTTGCATGGGAAATGGCCTGGAATGATAGCTTGGTATGTGGGCTAGGTGTGAGGTGAGAGTTGGGTTggaaattgggtcgaagttgcaTCGAAATTCGAGTCCAATTCGAGCttaaatcgagctcaaaaccgaGCTTGAAATCGCGTACAAAACCGCCTTAAAATCGAGTTtctcaaatacgatttataaaacgaataaattcaattaaaatgatttatcaaatcaaattaaataaattcaaatagaAAGTTTACtccattttcaataaaataaacttgaaaaaataaactcaaattaaaacaataaaatgaatttatttcaaaatgaacattaacttaaatttcatttaaattaataaaaatccGTCGACGACGCCCGttccacatcgtaaaacgagccacAAATAATGACAACGCCAACTAACGAATACAtgttgtcctatcatcatcgggtgtttgatgggttttctataaatgccaatatcgacagatatgggtatctacagagcccccactttgactaaggcttggacaaggcaaaagtcaaagtataccccaggtccctctcgacctgaggattctgcgggtcgtttagagtccattagacttgcgtatgtaagctcgccagccataagaagagatcatacctgaaacacgGTTCTGGACGCCTCGACTTTTGCATTTTCATCATTGgaaggtgggttgagccttatcctcagtcgcctacgtatccgtttccgacggaatcaaacccgtatCGTAGTTCGAGCTCGATGGCCTGTAGCTTTCTGCTGCTTCGGCTCGGATGCCAATATCCCATTGTTCATGTGGGTAAAGACAAAACTTGCGCTTTGCTTATCAATTTCATTTTGTTCGCTAGGGAGAACGATTCACTAAACCGACGCTTCGTTGGGGAAATGTCATTTTCGTAGCATTCTGCTGTTGATCTTTGTTATGAGGATGCCATCCTGTCTGTTTTGTGGTGGTCTCTGGAGCCGACGGCGacagagcccccagttggagcataTTCTGCAAATTTAATCATAATATATAGCACGCGATTCACGTAGCGACATTTTGATACTTGAAATGGTCATCGACCGAATTTTGATGGGTCTCTGGAGCCGACGGcgacagagcccccagttgaaagaaaaggaaaatgggtTATCGCCCGCAGACATGAACATTGCTTAGAAAAGGTGGGTCATTGACCCGAACTTTGAATATCTCGAAAATGATTGGCCTCTTCGAGGCGAGAATTTATTTCAGTTTTCTGGATCCAAATGATTTTTCGAATCAAcacataattttattttcaataaaattaattgcgaaaaattatttcaaatttctggagttaaatgatttttcaaatcaaaacataattttattttcaataaaaaataaTCGCAGAAGTTTATTTCAAATTTTATTTTGACGAAAAGACCCGTAACCAATGTGGGCGTAACCCAATAAAATCCGTAAGTGTGTACGGGATGTTAATTCAACATGGGACGCGCAGGGGATGAAATTTTAAATTAGTCACTTCGGTGCACGAACTATGACAAATTCCGCAAGAGAAATGAGCGAACAAAACCCGGGACGGATGGGGCCTACATGGCGCGCCACACGGGCCCTACACGGCCGAAATAAAGGAGGTGTGGGACTTGCTTTCTTATTTCAAAAAGCTACAAACTTCCTAAAGCTAGTAGGCTTCCAAGTTTCCAAATTTCCTAGAAGATTTAGGTTTCCAAAACCTAAaggaattatacttccaaaattccTCATCTCTTTTCATATATAAGGAAGGGCTAATGGTTGAGATTTCCCACAATTTCCCACAATTTCTCAAACAAATCTCTCTCGCTTAAAAGAATATCTTTCTTAGACAAAAAACTAGTCATGAATTCCTTGTTTGGGACCATGAAGGGATGGGCGACAGAATTCAGGGGTTTAGAAATCCAAAATATGAGTGCGGCGGGAATTCAACAAATTATTTTCCTGAGGCAAGTCATGATTCAACCCGCATTTCTTAAAGAGTGCCAGAGAGTGTGGGATCCCAAgcatcatgtctttgcttttccggaGGGAGAAATCTGCACCCTTCCTGAAGAATTTACCGTCTTAGGAGGATGGAGGACCACGTAAGAGCCTGTGGTTCCCGACTTTGTGTCCAACTGGACCCAAAAATACCGCGAATATCTAAACTTGTCTCGTGATGAAGCCCGTACCATCGTCGATGGTGGAAAGGTGGACCTGCTTGCGCTAGTGCATAGATTCCGGCGTGCGAATGACCCAGATATACCGATCATTTATCGACGCCGCGCCTTTGGCCTCATTCTATTGCATCTTTATTGTTTCGAGGGGGCGATAGAAATTCCATCTTATCGCGGCCAAGCTAGACTAATCCGAGTCGTGGAGCAAATGGAGAATGGTGCTAATCCTGCATGGATTATACTAGGTGAGACTATTAAAAGCTTGGATGCACAAAAAGCCAATCCGGATGATGTATTCATGGGATCAACCCGTCTACTGCAAGTTtgtctttcttctcttttttcctttttttctctttttttcttcgtcttttattttcttttattttcgtcttttttcttctttgtgctttttttttacctGCCTTTTTCTTATTGTCTAACAGGTATGGCTCAGCGAGCATCTTGGTTTGATTGATCCGCCGTTGAAACCAGAAGATTATCATGTCAGAAGTCTCACTAATCGGCGACGGCGCTACAGTTCTGAGCAAGGATCCGACATCGGCGAAATATCTTTGATTAGCGGAACAGGGTCTCATATTCGCTGGTCCTTACCATGGCTTCATTTGAGCTCACTTATCGGGCTCGCAGATACTGATCATACACGGTATGTCACTTTGTTGGGCTTGGATCACCCTGTCTATTTTTACACAGACCGAGTGCTTCGCCAATTCGGTCGTCAACAAATTGTCCCTGCGACGGAGGCTTCGCGAGGTCCTGCTTTTGTTATTTCTCAGGGTAGATGTCATACTTGGCTCCATGCGTGGCGCATTCCCGAGCCACGCGAGTCTACTTGGGTTTCTCCTTCATATCTCAAATGGACTACGTAACAGGGCCTTAATGCAAGGAAGAAACTACGAGAAAGATGATGCCATTGATCGGGAGAAGCATGACGGGGGttaaaaatcgacaattctttATTGGGCCGATTCGGGCCCGACCGAGACCGAGACTAGGCTCGACGAGAACCCTAGGGCTAAACCCGGTGCTCCTAGAGTGTGGGCCCGACGGGTACTACAAGTGGTGACGTTCCGACACTTGCGAGAGAGACTTGGCCCTCGACCAAGAGTAAAAGAGAGATTGGGCCCGCGAGAAGACAGTGTGTTCCCCCTGAAGAAACGGGCAAGAATGATGATGGGTGAGACATCGTCTCGTAGTGACGGGACACGCGACCCAACTAAAGATAGGCGGTAGTTACGGCTCTATtatttagtattactattatgcTTTTATTTGCTTTCCTGTTAGTTTGATTTGTAATGGGCGTCGCCCGGATTTATCAAAATAAAAGACAcgtattatttattagaaatcctCGTTTCGCATTGaatatttcatttttattgtgGTTGTACCCTTTTCAAGGGCGCCTACGTATCTCGCTTTTCAACGAGAATCAAACCGAGGTCGTAGTTCTCTCATAAAACATTTGTGCAAAGTGGCAACAACCGCCAAACTTAAAACTTATTCAAATACATCACAATTCAAGTGTTATTTCATAACTTTGAGAGTGAGGTCTTAAGGATAGTACTTCTTCAACTGATCCAGATTCGTTGGATTCGAGAAATCATTTCCATCCAAATCTGTCAAACGTACCGCGCCTCCTGTGAGCATCTTCTTCACGAGataaggaccggcccaattagGCTTAAACTTCCCTCTTGGATCGACTGGTAATAGAGCCCTtactgatttgagaactaaatcgccTTCATTAATTCCCCTGGgcttcaccttcttgttaaaagCTCGgtctatccttttctgatagagctgAACATGATACAACGCATTCAAATGGCGCTCATCGAGCAACACCAACGAATCATATCTGGCTTGGACCCAATCCGCATCCGGGATCTGGCTTTCGAGCAAGATGCGTAGGGAGGGTACTTCCAGTTCGACTGGTTGTACTGCTTCCATCCTGTAAACTAGGTAGTACGGGGTTGCCCCTGTGGCTGTTCTGATGGACGTTCTATATCCCCACAACGCGAAGGGTATCTTCTCCGGCCACTCCTTGTAATTGTCAGACATATTTCTCAATATAGTAGCCACCGTTTTGTTAGCGGCCTCCACTGCTCCATTTGTCTGAGGTCGATATGGAGATGACTTATGatgcttgattttatacttttcaagtataacgGCTGTCTCAGCTTGAAAGTGAGTTCCATGATCACTGATGAACTCGTGCGGCACTCCGTACCGACAGATGATGTCATTTCGAATAAACTTGGCTACTTGCTTCGCATTTAGCACTTTGTAAGACTTGGCCTCTACCCACTTGGTAAAGTAATCAATAGCGACTAGGATATAACAATGCCCTCCTATTCCAGAAGGGtttacttttccgatgatgtcgattccccaggttgagaaaggccaaggtgacgtcatggtgtatagcaTAGAAGGTGGTACATGTTGAATATTCGcaaatatttggcaattgtgacaatgCCGGACATATCTGCGACAATCTCTTTCCATTgttgtccaatagtatcctaaTCTCATGATCTTCCGAACTAGCATGTGGGAGTTCATATGCGGCCCACATtccccgtcgtggacttcttccatgacctttTCTGACGTTGTCTTGTCGACGCATCGCAACAAGACACCCCGTGTCTTTGTCTTCTTATACAATTGTCCATCGTTAGTTTTAACGAATTGGGCGGATAACATTCGCAATGCACGCTTTCCACGTGTATCGAGGTGCAGGTATTCTCCGCTTCTTTGAATCTCACAATGGATGCATACCAAGGTTCGGTTTCGCTTTCCTCGGCATCATCGACAGCATTTATATAAGCTGGTGAAGACCTTCGTTCGACACACAATGGCATGCTATCCATATGATCAGGGATGTTTATCAACGCGCCGTTTTGTGATGCGTCGTGAACCGATTTTCCTCCCTTGGGAGGTACACGTATGGCACCTCTTCGAAGAGTTTTTCTAGCTCTTCTATCTTAGCCTGGTAGGGTGCCAGGCTGCTATTTTGATCTTCCATGACCCCGTCACTTGATTAATGACCAAGGAGGAATCCTCGTGTACTGTCAACTTCATGACTCCTAACTTGTTAGCGCTCTGCAAACCaagtaggcatgcttcgtattccgcGGCGTTAtttgtgacggcgaagtccaattTGATCGAAACTGGTACGTGCTCTCCTCTCGGTGAAATGATAAGGACACCTATTCCGCATCCCATGTTATTCGAAGCCCCATCGAAATATAGATCCCATACATCATCTTCGACATGGACAATATCCTCATCTGGGAACGACCAAGTGTCAACAATGTCAGTTTCTTCGACTGGATTATCGGCCAGGAAATCGGCAACGACCTTTCCTTTTATCGCTTTCAGCggcacatatttgagatcgaattccgaTAGCAGGTCAATCTTGACATTCTGCCGTTTAGcaccggtttttcaaacaagtacttgatggggtccattctggaatatatactcacactgtagctgagcatatagtgacgtagcttcttcgttgcccagacTAAAGCTAGGCATGTCTTTTCTAATGCTGTATACTTTGATTCATACTcaaagaactttttactaaggtagtaaattgctctttcttctttgtcaacGGTTTGTGCCAGCATTGCTCCCATCGTGGTATCTGTAACTGTTAAATACAGTGATAGAGGCAAGCCGGCTATAGGCGGACTGAGAACTGGCGGAGAAGATAACACTTCCTTTATCTTATCAAACGCGGCTTGGCATTGGTCATCCCACATAATATGCTCCCCAACTTTCAATTTCTTAAAAattggttcgcagatcatagttaaTTTTGAGACGAAACGGCTTATGTATTGCACTCGGCCTaagaaacctcgaatttctttctcggttttaggatgggacatttccataatggctttaatctttgatgggtcgatttcgatgccacggtggctaacgatatgaCCCAAAATCTTGCTTGCAGGTGACCCGAACGCGCACTTCTGTGGGTTTAATCTCATATTATACTTTCTCAACCTCGCGAAGAATTTTCGTAATGCCATCAAATGGTTATTACGTTCCTTCGATtttacgatcatgtcatcgacgtagacctctacttccttatgaatcaTATCATGCAACAACGTCGTTCTTTGTTCTCGGTAAGTCGCACTTTTGCAtttattaatccaaacggcatcactgtgTAACAATAAGTGCCCCATGGTGTTGTGAAagcagtcttgtgcatatcttcctcggccatttttatctggttgtaACCGGCGTACCTATCCATAAAGGATAATAATGCATGGTTAgcggtattgtcaaccaagatgtcaatgtgaggtaacggaaagtcgtcctttggactagcCTTATTTAGATCACGAAAATCAACACAGACCCGAAcctttccgtctttctttgggacCGGCACCACATTAGCTATCCAATCGAGTATtcgatactttgatgaacccggccttgaactgtttatcactctcttctttgactttcaaagaccactcGGTACGCATTCTACGTGGCTTCGCTTTCTTGGTTTGAACCCTGGCTTGATCGGAATCTTGTGctcgcaatttccctatcaatacccggcatatctttgtaggaccaagcaaatacATCTTTGAATTCATTCAACAATTCAACAAACCCCTTCTTTTCTGCGGGATCTAAGGTTGTTCCTATCTTAAGCTCCCGAGGCTCTAAGGTAGTCCCCACATTAACAACTTTGGTATCTTCGATTACCGAGCTTCTTTGGTCGTATTCTTCAAACCCTTTTACTAACTGGGGAGGCGGTtccacctcctcctcttcttcttccacctgTCTATCCTCGACCTCATTCTCAACGttattaaaacaatcaattgaatcgcaatataaatgagacaagtcgtaagcaaactgattcatcttattattgatttgaaactgCGCAAATTGCGTTAACATTTGGGCCAACTGATCAGAGGTCAGTGGCGATATAGGAgcagtattcgggacaggccctgGAATACCAACACTAGGGAGAGGTACAGGGAAAGGAAAGACTGGGGAAGGGGTATCTTCGACACCTAAAACCCTAGACTTAGCCTTAGGACTTAtgtcagactcagactcggactcagacttagACTCAGAATCGTCATCAGGCTTGAACATTTGCCCTTCTCCAATGGTCATCTTGAAAAGCGAACCCTTGTTGTCGGTCCATTTCATGGTTTTCCGCCATCCAGATGTATTCCTCTTAGGATCTACATCAGTAATGAGGGTAGATGGATCGAAACGATCACTCCTTACGATCATGTTTACCAAGACTTCGTTTAGTGTTTCCGACTTCTTTTCCTCTCCGAAGAGGAGACCCATAGCTTTCCCATCTTCGATCGGAACAGACTCCTTCTTTATTGTAGCTACTGCCATAATGTCTTCGGGAATATAGAAACAATcacggaatacttcgattccgggGGGACGGCTTGTTGGCCTTTGAGTTGAACAGTGGTTCGGGGAAGTCTAAACTCGGCATTTCCTCCCCGGCTTTCACAAAGTGGCCGTTTAGAGTTAGCATATACGACCCCATCTTGATGTCTCGGTCTTCGATCGAGACTCTCTTTCTCAGGGAGTCTTCTTCAGTTGGCTCATAACAACATGACGGACTCTATGCGACTCGATATTGGGCTTAGACCCGGAGAACGAGCAATTGGCCCCCCTCGGTTTGGGTCGTACACGACTAGGGACGGTTTTTCAAACCTAAAAACTAGCTATAACTCAACATGGATCCTACAAACGAACTATTCTGGCTCGTTGGAACGGGTCCTAACCGTGATACACACGTTGCTTGGGTTTTAGACTCAACGTGATCATAAATCCGACATGACAAACCCGTGTTCAAACCAGACATGGCTCTTGGGCTTTGTGACAAACGCCCTAGGTGGCCTAGTGGGGACGTTTTGGTGGGTCGACTTGGACCAAATGGTCGACTTTCATGACTCGGACCCAAATATCGGTTTAGGTGACTCACTTGACAAGTGTTCTAACCAAACAAAGGCTCACTCGAGCCTAAGGGTGGACTAGCTCGCCTATATCGAGCGAGCAAAAGCCCAACTCGACTAACCCGACCCCACTGACTCAAACTCTATTCTAGGTTTGGGTTGGACCTGGGATACAGTTCATCGAAATTTGAAATCGAGAAGGATTGAATGGacttttaaaatgggcagcacttCGGCTTGAAAGAGGGTTCAAAATTTCGAAATTGAGGGCCGAAATTTTCGAAAAGAAATGGACTTGAAAAAGAATCAAATTttcgaaagaaaaagaagatggaTTTGAAAATGCTATTTTGAAAACATGACCCGGGATTCACATAGCATGTAATCATTCACATTTtagggatgcaatgcatgaactagactcttctaagtctcggtcaGTCCTCTAAAATAGGTCTATGCCAGTGAAACCGCTTTGTCGGGGAGTCCACATACCGTCATATGCCCGTAGCAATATGCCTCGTATGCAGCTGCCTACCTCCACGGAATCACCTTGATACTTAAATCGGACATAGTGGACATCAATATCCTCCCTTGGAATTAACCCAAGAGATTCTTTGGCCCGCCTAAAGTCTCGGGGGTTTATGCATGATTAACATAAAAAAATGTGACAACAATCCTAATAGCCATCTTAAACTTTTCAAGTTTCactttccccagcggagtcgccaaattgtggaccatggaaaaacgctccactcaaatgctttttcaaaacatttttaattttaaaagagtcgccactaaatttttaaatggaatttagaaaccaattttagagatttgaattcgtgtgactttacgtgttaggaagttaatttaatttcattaaaacaacacccaaccccgcccgttgcaataacggtctctacttggtgaaagatggctatttcggaaagatatcacatgcatatgcaaccattgaatttaaatcctatcatgcgaatttcattctaagtcgtttaaaatgcatttaacttcgtcgaagtggtttagcatgtgaggttcattgattaaactagaaaaacacatccaaagagagggataggaaggcttacgcttagcataagatgtaTTAACAAACGTTAGTGGTTAGCGCACacatacaatataaattataaataatgtaaattaaaatctaaaacgtaaactaattaaactaaggattaatcaaacaaagtcaaacaaggaaacaaattaaaacacaaaacctggacaaacccgtgcactgcacggatctggaattttcgaaatatgtcagaattgacccgtgcactgcgcgggttttgaattaatacattgttaattacaaaataaacactaaatcaatgcaataaattacgaaaatatacctaaattaaaattacaaattttagGTCTGGAAAGTCATAAAAAACCaatttttatatggttaaaaataaatacacataaattaaataaactcaatttattaaattgccctattccaacacgaggatatgtaaatgagacggggtgtacgaccgaccgatatggcggatttctttcccatctcaagccaacgcgggtgccggaatggtactttaactcatactca
Encoded here:
- the LOC141602082 gene encoding uncharacterized protein LOC141602082 yields the protein MAVATIKKESVPIEDGKAMGLLFGEEKKSETLNEVLVNMIVRSDRFDPSTLITDVDPKRNTSGWRKTMKWTDNKGSLFKMTIGEGQMFKPDDDSESKSESESESDISPKAKSRVLGVEDTPSPVFPFPVPLPSVGIPGPVPNTAPISPLTSDQLAQMYAGYNQIKMAEEDMHKTAFTTPWGTYCYTVMPFGLINAKKLKVGEHIMWDDQCQAAFDKIKEVLSSPPVLSPPIAGLPLSLYLTVTDTTMGAMLAQTVDKEERAIYYLSKKFFEYESKYTALEKTCLALVWNVKIDLLSEFDLKYVPLKAIKGKVVADFLADNPVEETDIVDTWSFPDEDIVHVEDDVWDLYFDGASNNMGCGIGVLIISPRGEHVPVSIKLDFAVTNNAAEYEACLLGLQSANKLGVMKLTVHEDSSLWVEAKSYKVLNAKQVAKFIRNDIICRYGVPHEFISDHGTHFQAETAVILEKYKIKHHKSSPYRPQTNGAVEAANKTVATILRNMSDNYKEWPEKIPFALWGYRTSIRTATGATPYYLVYRMEAVQPVELEVPSLRILLESQIPDADWVQARYDSLVLLDERHLNALYHVQLYQKRIDRAFNKKVKPRGINEGDLVLKSVRALLPVDPRGKFKPNWAGPYLVKKMLTGGAVRLTDLDGNDFSNPTNLDQLKKYYP